Proteins co-encoded in one Anguilla anguilla isolate fAngAng1 chromosome 16, fAngAng1.pri, whole genome shotgun sequence genomic window:
- the tk2 gene encoding thymidine kinase 2, mitochondrial isoform X2, translating to MLCSSQGKLVSNREEEKLVICIEGNIASGKTTCLEHFSKTSDIEVLTEPVSKWRNVQGHNPLALMYQDPFRWGLTLQTYVQLTMLDRHLSTVSAPVRMMERSIYSAKYIFAENLYRSGKMPDVDFTVLSEWFNWITQNIYLPVDLIVYLQTTPPICYERLKERCREEEKMIPMEYLEAIHQLHEDWLINKTLFEVPAPVLVIPADHDLPKMLHQYEANREKILLAKNA from the exons ATGTTGTGTTCTTCTCAAGGGAAATTGGTGAGcaacagagaggaggaaaaattAGTG atatgCATTGAAGGCAACATCGCTAGTGGGAAGACAACATGTTTGGAGCATTTCAGCAAAACGAGTGATATAGAG GTACTGACAGAACCAGTATCTAAATGGAGGAATGTTCAAGGGCACAACCCTCTG GCTTTGATGTACCAGGACCCATTTCGATGGGGGCTGACCCTGCAGACCTATGTACAGCTGACAATGTTGGACCGACACCTCTCCACAGTA TCGGCTCCTGTACGAATGATGGAAAGATCCATCTACAGTGCCAAGTACATCTTTGCGGAAAATCTTTACCGAAG tgggaAGATGCCAGATGTGGACTTTACTGTTCTGAGCGAATGGTTTAATTGGATCACTCAGAATATTTACCTTCCTGTGGATCTAATTG TTTACCTGCAGACAACACCACCGATCTGCTATGAGAGGCTGAAGGAAAggtgcagggaggaggagaaaatgaTTCCCATG GAGTATTTGGAAGCAATCCATCAGCTGCACGAAGACTGGCTGATTAACAAGACATTGTTTGAAGTCCCTGCTCCTGTTCTC GTGATACCTGCAGATCATGACCTTCCAAAGATGCTTCATCAATATGAGGCGAACAGAGAAAAAATTTTATTGGCCAAGAATGCATAA
- the tk2 gene encoding thymidine kinase 2, mitochondrial isoform X1, with protein sequence MSFSSCYIGRFRRTLAQIHSTTTGCLNHQISYYQKPVHRTCTWMNTQTRLRSCRTQHNSTRKLVSNREEEKLVICIEGNIASGKTTCLEHFSKTSDIEVLTEPVSKWRNVQGHNPLALMYQDPFRWGLTLQTYVQLTMLDRHLSTVSAPVRMMERSIYSAKYIFAENLYRSGKMPDVDFTVLSEWFNWITQNIYLPVDLIVYLQTTPPICYERLKERCREEEKMIPMEYLEAIHQLHEDWLINKTLFEVPAPVLVIPADHDLPKMLHQYEANREKILLAKNA encoded by the exons ATgtcattttcttcttgttaCATCGGCCGGTTTAGGAGGACTCTCGCACAAATACATTCCACAACCACTGGTTGTTTAAATCACCAAATAAGCTATTATCAGAAACCTGTACACCGTACGTGTACATGGATGAACACACAGACGAGACTTCGAAGCTGTAGGACGCAGCACAATAGCACAA GGAAATTGGTGAGcaacagagaggaggaaaaattAGTG atatgCATTGAAGGCAACATCGCTAGTGGGAAGACAACATGTTTGGAGCATTTCAGCAAAACGAGTGATATAGAG GTACTGACAGAACCAGTATCTAAATGGAGGAATGTTCAAGGGCACAACCCTCTG GCTTTGATGTACCAGGACCCATTTCGATGGGGGCTGACCCTGCAGACCTATGTACAGCTGACAATGTTGGACCGACACCTCTCCACAGTA TCGGCTCCTGTACGAATGATGGAAAGATCCATCTACAGTGCCAAGTACATCTTTGCGGAAAATCTTTACCGAAG tgggaAGATGCCAGATGTGGACTTTACTGTTCTGAGCGAATGGTTTAATTGGATCACTCAGAATATTTACCTTCCTGTGGATCTAATTG TTTACCTGCAGACAACACCACCGATCTGCTATGAGAGGCTGAAGGAAAggtgcagggaggaggagaaaatgaTTCCCATG GAGTATTTGGAAGCAATCCATCAGCTGCACGAAGACTGGCTGATTAACAAGACATTGTTTGAAGTCCCTGCTCCTGTTCTC GTGATACCTGCAGATCATGACCTTCCAAAGATGCTTCATCAATATGAGGCGAACAGAGAAAAAATTTTATTGGCCAAGAATGCATAA